ATACCTGTTTGTATTCCAGGAATGGTACGGACTTAATGACTATGTGAAAAAGGAATCCGAAAAACTATACAACGATCTCGGCGGCGCGGTAAACGTGCTGGCAGTGGACATGTACGACAAGATTGTGGCCACCAACCGGGAGGAAGCAGCTAAAACCATGCAGTCGGTGCCCAGGGAGCGGCTGAAAGCGATCATGGAAGCCGCCCGCAATTACGCAGGCAAATCAGCCAGCATCGTAACGCTGGGCTGGTGCTTTGGCGGTGCCATCGCGCTGCAATCAGCACTGATTAACGGTGACAGGAACATGGGTTGTGTGATGTATTACGGCATGCCGGAAAAAGATGTGAATGCCCTGAAGCAGCTGCATGGTCCGGTATTGGGCCTGTTCGCCAACAAAGACAAAGGCATCACCCCACAGATAGTGGACGAGTTTGAACAAAACATGAAAAAAGCAGGTAAAACGTTAACGGTTAAACGTTATGATGCAGAACACGCCTTCGCCAACCCCAGCAACCCAATTTATAACAGCGAAGCCACGAAGGATGCCTATACGCATACCATTGCTTTTCTGAGGGAAAGATTCAAGTAATTATTTAGTTTTTTTATTGAAAAATGCAGCGAAGATCATGTTTTGTCAGGTGATCTTCGCTGCATTTTTCAATAAAAAAATAATACAATGATTAAATGGTCCCGAGGCGCATCAGCAGCTCTTTTGACTTCCTCACCCCTTCTTCCTCGGACAGGCGGTTGCCTTCATATTCAATACCGATAAAGCCATCTTTGTATCCTGCATCCTTTACGATCTGCAACATACGTTTGTAGTCGATGGTGGTTTCATTACCGGCATCATCAAAGTCATATGTTTTAGCGCTGACACCTTTAGCAAAAGGCATTAGTTCCTTCACGCCTTCATAGCGGTCATATTCTTCCAGGCAGGTGGTTTTAGCCCACGCTTCCGGCGTATTGTTTTCCGGTTTGCTTCTTTTGATACAGAAATTGCCCAGGTCCGGCAACGTACCGCAGTTGGGCATGTTCACGGTTTTCATGATATTGCTCAACCATTTTCCGTCAGAGGAGAAACCGCCATGGTTTTCCACGATCACGTTGATGCCGTGTTCTTTTCCGAAGCCGGACAGTTTGGTGAGTGATTCGATGGCCGCTTTAGCTACATCTTCCGCTTTACCTTCACCGGCCGCATTTACGCGGATGGCATGGCAACCGAGGAATTGTGCCGCTTC
The Chitinophaga varians genome window above contains:
- a CDS encoding sugar phosphate isomerase/epimerase family protein, with product MSNINNRRQFLRQMGLYTMGIGFLPSVLAACNEGKSTKGTKDSTAQPGAGAGTETAKELFFKISLAEWSFHKALFAGKMNHLDFAARAKNEFGITGVEYVNQFFKDKAKDQAYLADMKKRADDNGVRSVLIMCDGEGEMGDLDAKKRMQAVENHYKWVEAAQFLGCHAIRVNAAGEGKAEDVAKAAIESLTKLSGFGKEHGINVIVENHGGFSSDGKWLSNIMKTVNMPNCGTLPDLGNFCIKRSKPENNTPEAWAKTTCLEEYDRYEGVKELMPFAKGVSAKTYDFDDAGNETTIDYKRMLQIVKDAGYKDGFIGIEYEGNRLSEEEGVRKSKELLMRLGTI
- a CDS encoding dienelactone hydrolase family protein; the protein is MKKLSLLLLTLGSALGLYAQTAPCCHTDAVTEFTGLANREDFRMAHKDPLPYTYQGTAGTEVSFPAPDGKAANGFLFKAKKPTNKYLFVFQEWYGLNDYVKKESEKLYNDLGGAVNVLAVDMYDKIVATNREEAAKTMQSVPRERLKAIMEAARNYAGKSASIVTLGWCFGGAIALQSALINGDRNMGCVMYYGMPEKDVNALKQLHGPVLGLFANKDKGITPQIVDEFEQNMKKAGKTLTVKRYDAEHAFANPSNPIYNSEATKDAYTHTIAFLRERFK